One segment of Sporanaerobacter acetigenes DSM 13106 DNA contains the following:
- a CDS encoding putative signal transducing protein — protein MEKVSIVKCDSYNYQLVERKVFIKKGGNILSNEKEKHTDDIEMVVLKTTNNSLELNFIKNLLEENSIPYILKDYGAGGYMRIATGSSLCGTDILVEKLTFEKAKEILDNFMYNE, from the coding sequence ATGGAAAAGGTTAGTATAGTAAAATGTGATAGCTATAATTATCAGTTGGTAGAAAGAAAAGTATTTATAAAAAAAGGAGGTAATATTTTGTCTAATGAAAAAGAAAAACACACTGATGATATTGAAATGGTGGTTTTAAAAACTACTAATAATAGTCTAGAACTAAACTTTATAAAAAACCTATTAGAAGAAAATAGCATTCCATATATATTAAAAGATTATGGCGCAGGAGGGTACATGAGAATAGCTACGGGTTCTTCCCTTTGTGGAACTGATATATTAGTGGAAAAATTAACATTTGAAAAAGCAAAAGAAATTTTGGATAATTTTATGTATAATGAATGA